A genomic stretch from Malus domestica chromosome 15, GDT2T_hap1 includes:
- the LOC139191694 gene encoding uncharacterized protein — MFRISSKMKLCEETITEEDILEKTFNTFHASNVLLQQQYREQGFTEYNQLIYVLLLKNHQSRRIGSAQFSKVNADSLKVNATSSSGNNHKRGRWNGKGKNHVVQFHNQVPRHNSGPSFKNVNHHKGKAHMNNAPRNSEGACHRCGGDGHWARTCRNPKHLVDLYQASIKEKGVETNFLDQAKPIDIPDPVCDLSWQLSTTYLDVSDFIVKKGNEVYRSD; from the coding sequence ATGTTCAGAATTAGCTCTAAGATGAAACTCTGTGAGGAAACCATCACTGAGGAAGATATACTGGAAAAGACTTTCAATACCTTTCATGCCTCAAATGTGCTCCTGCAGCAGCAGTATAGAGAGCAAGGtttcactgaatacaaccagctgatataTGTGCTCCTGCTGAAAAATCATCAGTCACGACGTATTGGATCtgcacaattctcaaaagtgaATGCTGATTCCCTCAAAGTGAACGCCACATCCTCTAGTGGCAATAATCATAAACGAGGACGATGGAATGGGAAAGGTAAGAATCATGTTGTCCAGTTTCACAATCAGGTTCCAAGGCATAATTCAGGCCCGAGCTTCAAAAATGTGAATCACCATAAAGGcaaagctcatatgaacaatGCTCCTAGAAACTCTGAAGGAgcctgccataggtgtggtggcgaTGGGCACTGGGCGCGTACTTGTCGTAACCCAAAACATCTGGTGGATCTATATCAAGCTTCCATCAAAGAGAAGGGTGTCGAGACAAATTTTCTCGACCAAGCTAAACCAATAGATATACCTGATCCAGTGTGCGACTTATCATGGCAGTTGAGCACAACCTACCTAGATGTCTCAGACTTCATTGTGAAAAAAGGGAATGAAGTATACCGGTCTGACTGA